CTGGCACCAGGTCTCATACAAAGCTCAAAGCTACATCTGGCTCCAGCATCATCCCCATCCCGCCCGCCTGCCTCACCTCCCTCTGCCATTAGAACCATCTCCCAGATGAGGTCATGTGGAGTCAGGGCTAATAGAGACCAGGCCAAAGCCTAGAGGAGTCTAGTCCACATACAGACACTGAGCCAGAGCAGAGGCAGCCAGAGCGCCGAGGAGAGGAGACCATTATGGGCCACCACTGCCACCGTCTCTCTTTAATAACAATAACAGCCAGCCAAAGCTGAGGGCTGGAGACACAGCAGGCACTCAGGGCAGGCTCTGCTGCGGTCTCTGATGTAATAGCCTCTTAATTCTGGAGATTGAATTCCGGTGCTACTCCCGGACTCCCCGCAGGGTTGTAAAATCACACCTGTGTTTATTAGAGTCCATGCAGCAGACGCTGTATGTGGCATAGATGACTGACTCATTGTTTTCCCCATCTAAAGGACTAATATAGTCTATGTGGGATTTTCAGTGAGCAGACCTTACCTGCCAGGGCTAGCAGTAGTTCTCCCAGACTCTGCTGGTACAGAGCCAGTGTATCATGGTCCTCTATCCCATTCTCCTCCTGGAATGGAATACAAGTGTGTTATGAAAAGGGAAGATGTCCCACTATGGTATAGTAGTCCACTCTCAAGAAAGCCCCCAGATCCCATAGCTACAGCCTTCACTATAGCAGCAGCCTTCAATCCATCCTGCTGTAGACAGCATCTACAAGCCACTACCACCCTCCcagctctctcactcctctcaggCAGTCTCCCCAGAGCTCCATCATCATGCCCTGCCCTGCTCATGGTACCCAGTCCCCTCAGCTTACCATGGCGATGGCTGTAGATGCCAGCTCCAGAGCAGCCAGCACCCGTGGTTGGTCACGGGACATCTCtgagagggggacagacagagagtaagGGTTGGACCGGAGGCCTTCTCAGAACATCTCCTCTAGGTACTTATCAATACCCAGTTACACTTGATAACGTGCTCCTTCTGAGTCTTATGAATGTGTTATCAAGTCCTTACGAAGGTTCCCTTCAAATAAAGTAGGGTTTAAATTAGGTCCTCTATACAAGGGTCATGAAATATGGTATCCATGATGTACAACGGGTAAAATTAGCTGTATTACCTCTCAGGATGTCTCTGGTGGACTTGAACTGCTCAAAGCAGAGGCTGTTGTCTGCAGACACCAGAGCTTTCAGCCCCTCTGCCCTGGACACGTACTGACTAACCTGCAGTAGGGGTTTATATTGCTGTCATTCACTTCATTCTATGATGTCATCCATAGCATGTGTTTTTCATCCATGCCATATGTTATTCATTTTATTCAAATAATTTCAGTCCAGCCTTTGGGGTATGAAAATACAATAGACCAAATATACTTTGTGTACTCTGTACCTTTTTCCTGAGGGCATCTTTACGCAGTCTGTCTGTTTCATCTGGAAAGGGGAGAGAAGATACATTTCTTAGACAGTTACCAATAGTGTTCTGATAATGTCatctccagttctgtgagcttgtatcaCTTTTCAGTTGATGTTGGACTGTGGTACAGAATTAGACATTATATAgatgagagacctgagagaagtTGTTACTGTGGCAGATAGGGGCTGTGCATGTTGCTCTTACAGTGAATGGCAGGGACAAAGTGCTCCAGTGCGCTGCAGTACAGAGACAGGGCAGCTGATCTATCACCCTCCTGGTCCTTCTGAACAGCTTTCAGGACCAGATCCTTCTGCAagaggagacagacagcgagtcacaccaacacatctaactctctctcacacacctgcatgcacccgcacacacacaccgcttTCCCCAGGCTCTCTTCGTTGGGCATGTGCTTGAGGTCCACCCAGGGGTGGGAGAATAACTGAGTGAAGGTGAGGCGGGTGTCAGGGTCCCTGTCCAGCAGCCGCAGCAGTAAGTCCCTGCAGTTCCTGGACACTCTGGCCCCTGCAGGCAGCTGagacacacaacacaaccagAGGACCACAATGATTTTATAAGAAGTTGCAAAACATACATGGTGTTATCCTTGATGATTTTAAATGCAGCGTATCCACTTGTGGCTGGAGTTCTATTTTTTAAATTGTCTAATAAATTATTTCTATCTTCCAACTAATTACACTCTGTCCTGACCACTGGATTGAGGAGGAGACTGTAGAACCCACTCTGGCACAGGAGTGTCCCTTCCAATAAGAAAGCACTGCGAGATAAGGTTTATTGAGCAAGTGTGCCACCCTGCGGTGGCAAATATACTCACAGGGGAAAGAATGATTCTTCTAACAGCAGTCACAGAATGAACAATCATTGCTACCACACGTAGATGCAACAGAGCTTACCTCGATGGGCTTGTCACTGCGGATCTTCTCCTCCAGTTCAGCATAGGATCTGGAGGCAAATGGTGCTCGGCCAAATAGTGTCTCTACATACAGAAGTAAGAACAACAAATAAATGATAAGAGTAAGTGAGAAAGCAATATAAACTTAAACCATCTTTGGCATTCAAAGCGGTAACGTTGAAGTTTGATGTCACTGAAATGTCTGGTTTGTGCTTAAGAAAGCATAGAGTGTTCTTGAGGGGATACTGTTCTATTTAATTGCACGAAGAGATGAGATAGTTATCCATTTAAATCTGTGCTCTTACCATACAGGATGACTCCCACAGACCAGAGGTCGACCCTTGAGTCATACTGCCGTCGACACACCATCTCAGGGGCCATGTAGAGAGGAGAGCCCCTCAGAGCACTCTGCTCATCCCACGGAGACATGTAACTCGCAAAGCCAAAATCTGACAACAGCATAGGGCAAAAATGTTTCAGTGCAAAGTGCACTAGACTAGTCTCCGTCAAGACTGTGATACACCTGGTAATATTTGGAGCAGCATTACAAAATCCTCTAAGCATAATTTAGTGGTGCAACTGTTGCATTCCATCATTTTAAATGTCACAACTGAAAAGTGCAGAGACGGTGCCACCAACAACCTCTGGCATATTGCCACTGCTATGATTTCGCAGCTATGATTCATAACACAGTCCCATGGTGATGAAATGCAAGAGATTAATAAAGATAGAAATGTGACCATAAGGAATACTGTATGTAAGTGTGATTGTGGCACTTGCCAGTGTGCTGTACCTGCTAGTTTAAGGACAGAACCACTGAGCAGAATGTTCTGGGGTTTCAGGTCCAGATGGGAGATGTTATGATTATGGAGAAACTGAAGAGCGCAGGCTGTTTTCAGACATGTAGCAAGagaagagagagtaagagagagagtgcCTTATTggtgttggtcccaccattttttgttatttgtatactttgacaatgtaagtaatttaacttgccatgtcaataaagtctacTGAATTTAATTGATTtaattgggagagagagaaagagagtggtagagagagagagaactgctcaaCATCATTAAATAGTGCTCTAAATAATGTAGGTTACTTATACCCAACGCACCACTGACTCTGGTGTGACTCACCTATCTGCTGCAGGAAGAGCCGAGCCACCCTCTCAGGTAGCAAGCGCCTACTGTGGATGAAACGGGACAGGTCCCCACCAGAACACCACTCCAGGATCAGATAGATGTTCTCACTGTCCCACTGACCAATGGCAGAGAACAGGATCAGACTCAATTCACTCAGACAAGGATATGAAATGTAGCCTGCTgagtcccagatcagtttgtgctgtcttgtctgaCAAGCAATGTGGGAGTCAGGTTAGCCTGTATGAAATGTACTTATATGAGTGGGGATGGGCTGATTAAATATTAAACTGATTGTAAACCTGGAAGTCCTTCAGCTGAACAATGTGAGGGTGGCGAACAGTTTTCAGGATCTCTATCTCAGTCAGCAGGTTCTCCATAGACACCTTGTTCAGACTCTTCTTCCCAACCACCTTCACTGCCACCACCTCCCGGTTGTCCCCCTGTACACACAGATCCAGAAGACTGAACAATGCTCTAGTCTGGGACATGACATCAGTTTGGAAGCCAGGCTACAGGGCCAGTTTCAAAACTCTCATTTCTATTAAGGAAgttgctactatttacttgtatTGTTTATGCAAGTAGTTGTGCTTAtaggctagctagtagctagctaactcGGTCTGCAACGAATGGCGTACCTTTCTGTAGGCTTTGTAAACTGTCGCATAGGTGCCACTGCCCAGCCTCTCAGTGAGAATGAAATCAGCCAGTTTCGGTGGGGTGAAGCTCGAAGCCATGATGATGATGTTCACAGTTGCATCAAAGTTGCTGTGGACCCCTTCACTGCTGCAAAGTGCACTAGAACATATATAGAGGAAGTTAGTCTCTTTCATTCAAATTTAGCTACAAAATAAATGCTTAACGTTACATCTGACCAGACTGAAGTGAAACAGGAACGTCTACAATAATGGCTGTTGCAGTTAGGTGCTAGCTAGTACAGTACTACATAGGATATATATTGAGCTgacttatattattattatttttaaactcaTCCCATCTTCTATACTTCTCagaaatgtgtatatttagacAAATATTTACCGTCATTCATGTATAAATACTGCCGAATATGCAGAATGATTCTTCTTCTTCAAAGTTGTATTGACAGACTACACCTATTGGTgtattgccgccacctactgttcAGGGTATTGAAACCAAAAATATTTCAATTTCAGGAAAGGGGCCGACATAAAACAAAAATCTAACAACCGTCCCACTCCTTCAGTTACATTCAAATCACATCCATACACACACTCAGGTGCCTGTGAGTTGCAGAATGATTGTTTACATTGCTAGCTAGCTCCACTGTGAACGTGCTGTCGTCGTCAGCTGATCAAAACACGTCGATGCTCCAAACCATGGCACATTTTTCTACTGCCCTCTGCCGGTTTTATATGTAATACTCGGCCTTATCTGTAAAGGCAATCCAGAGAAGACAATCTCACATTTATTGAAATAGTAATCAGTCCTTGCTACAGTAAAACTCTTGCTATGTATGTGGCTTTTACAATAGCAGCATCAAGCTGACATGAACTGATTGTTAAAATGTGAAAGTTACAACACAAAACTAAAGCACAAGAGGGCGCTATGACTCCATTCCCATTCACTGTTGATGACAGGAAGACCCTATTCCCAGTTGCTGATGAAAGAGAATAGTAATTTAAAGATGGCGGAGTGCATGGCAGCACGTTTGACCGCGCAAGAGAACCAGATAGAGCTTCTCACTCGGGAATTTAGCCTCCTACGAGACGGGCTAAATGGTGGTCCAGAGGTCGCCAGCATTCTCGCCAGTTCTCCGGAGCTGGAGAGCTTACGGAGCGAGAATGAGAAGCTCAAATTTCGTCTCGTGCACCTCCGCCAGGGTCTCCAGGAAGAACTCGCCCTGGAGGGACAGGGCAAGGGGGGCACCAACAAAGGCCAGGAGAAGAAGACAGGGAAAGAACAACAACAGCCAAATAACCGCAATTATGATAATAAtaaggtagctagctaaccaccTTAGTGCATGTAAATTGTGTGGCTGTTGTATGTGACCTGTAGCTTGCTGTCCTAGTCCAGCCAGTAGCTTCCATGGCTACAGTCATAATTATGCCTAAACCCCGCCCATTTATACAATTATCTTAACATTTGATTTTTAACCTAACCACGCTGCCAACCTTTTGCCTAACCCTCCCCTGCCCCTGGTCTCGAAATAGGTTGACAGCTCTGGGTGTAGTCCCCTGAACATGCTTATGGAATATCATATGGATATAAGACAACAGTTATTTATTGTGGTTTACACTAAGTGGAATGTCAATGACAATATTTGCATGTTTTTGCTCACCTATAAACCAAACGTTTGATTTTTAACCTCTGTGCAGGCAGAAACCCATGAGACCAAACCTGTTGTTGATAAGAACAACAAGAAGGAGAAGCCAGAGAAGGCACAGGGAGGGGGTGGTGGCAGAGAGGTAATGATTAGGAACATTACCTTCCAAAGGTCCAATATCCCATACATCTATTCTAGAAGTCCCATGCATGCAATCAAGCGTTCCTTCAAACTTGTGCAATATCCTTACCAATACCCAAATAATTCCCCCCAGTTTCTTTCCATAAGTTCCTATAAATCACCATGTTACTCTTTCCAGCTGAAACCGTGGCCTGGCTACATCTCAGAGCGCATGCAGCTGTATGAGGAGCTGAAAAAGGAGAGCGATGCCCTGCTGGCCAGGAGAGCTGCAGACAGCCAGCCCATCACTGTGGAGCTGCCAGATGGACGTAGGGTGGAGGGTCAGGCCTGGGTCACTACCCCCTACCAGCTGGCCTGTGGCATCAGGTGAGGGATCTGGAGCTTATCTTGGACCATGATATCCTTGTCCCATATCTTTTTTGTGCTGTGCAGTCAACTCCTATGGCAATTGTCATGGCAAAAATGTCCGTAGAAGTTGGCAGCATAGACAAATCTGGGACAAGGAGGATCATGATGTTACTTGGAGACATCAGTTGCACACCTCTGTCTTTGCCATTGTTTGTATCAACACATGATAACTATGTGGTGATGGTGGTATATCGTATTTCTCTCAGTCAGGGCCTGGCTGACAATGCAGTGATTTCCCAGGTGAACGGGGACCTGTGGGACCTGGATAGACCTCTGGAGAAGAGCTGCTCACTGGAGATCCTGCGCTTTGACAATGATGATGCCCAGGCTGTGAGTATAATGTGCCCTCTGGGCTATCATACTCTCTAATCTCTATAGTCTTTGTTCTTGGAGGTAGTAACAGAGATGTTTCCGCTCCTTGTTTCAGGTGTACTGGCACTCCAGTGCTCACATCCTTGGTGAGGCCATGGAGCGTTTCTATGGAGGCTGTCTGTGTTATGGACCACCCATTGAGAATGGCTTCTACTATGACATGTTCCTCGATGGACCCCAGTAAGCATCTATCATTGTTAAGAAAAAATAAgcttctagtctcctttataaagTAATGAGCAGAAATgatacagagctggtgtagtgaGTAGcctatgacaggtgtgttgttaCTGAGGGTTCTGTTTGACCTGTGTCCTCTCCTGGCCAGGGGTGTGTCGAGTACAGAGTTTGAGTACCTGGAGGCGCTGTGCAAGTCTGTGGTGAAGGAGAAACAGCCCTTCGAGAGGCTGGAGGTCAGCAAGGAGACCCTACTGAAGATGTTCAAGGTGAGATGAGAGGACCTGTACACTACATTGGCATCTCTCCACCCTCTGGTGAAAGATTGTAGCTCGATTATATAATGTGTTATAGATGTTTCTTTTTCATTGGGGTTGTGAGTAGATTGGCAGCAattggtatttatttatttcctatCTGTTTGCGTCCATATTTTCAGTACAACAAATTCAAGTGTCGCATTCTGAATGAGAAAGTCACCACACCCACTACAACAGTCTACAGGTAAGCAGCTCTTGATGTTTAGTTGTAAATCACAGAATATTATTTGGTGTACAGAAACTATTCAGAAGACTAGTTTAACATGTTGGTGAATTTGAAGAACAAAAAATAGGACTGCACTCCGGTAAATTAACTTAAATTGACATTTTTATTGCTGCATGAACGTTGCGGGTATGAGCCCTTCAGCGTGCAAGGCAATAGCAATCAATGTCACACCAACAAGACCACACAGGTGGGCATAATTATAAATTCAGACAGTATTGGCCCAATCAAGAGAtcccagcagagggagctgtGGGGGAAACATGACAATCAAATAAAGATCTATAGACACACAATACAAATACATGATGTCATTACCTAAATATTTGGCATATTTATAACCTAGTACAAAAAAAAACAAGATAAAGACCATTCCTGCTGGGGATAGAGTGGTCAAGCGGTCTATCCAATATGTCTTTCATTGGAGAGGTAATTGATCCCTATCTCCTATCCTATGTGGCGCTTTCACCAATTCAATGCCCATATAACGTAAGGCACTTAGTTCATGATTATGGCTGTTGAAATTTCTGGCAACAGgtaatttttttctctccatggTTGCGAATGGAGCTCTTATGCTCACATATCCTTGTCTTAAGTTCCTGTTTGGTCTTACCCACAACATTAAAGTCACAGGAACACACTTAAGTAGATATACAACATATTTTGTGTTACATGTTATTCTACCTCAAACCTTTATCCTCCCACTCGAATGGGGATGGATAAGAGAGTTCCCTCTGATCATGGCATAACAGTGGACAGTTGTGACAAGGAAACTGCCATCAGGAATGATAGACATGAAATGCAATGCTTTTTTTATTAGGCAAATCTGACCGTACTAAACAATCCCGTAAATTTGAGTGTCTCTTATAGCAAAACCTCGGGAGGGATTCAAATGCTTTACCAAAGCTGGGGTCGCTGTGTAATATGTGACAATGTCTATTAACCACTTCCTTGATCGACCTTGAAATGGAACTGAAGGTGGACACAAAAgttaagagggaggagagggattcCTTTGACGTGGTTGCAATAATGCATTCCACTCAGTTTGTCTTAACGGAATTGTCCAATAATTCTTCTTTATACCCTCTTGTTTTGAATCCTTCACATAAATCTTTGGAATGTACATCAAATTCTAAATCAGTCACAAATGTGCCTAATGCGAAGGATTTGTCTATAATATATTATGGTAAACTGCTTTTTGAATGAATTTGAAGACCCTCACTGGTCCATGCCCTGCTAAAATGAGTTATCTACTGTTTTAGATGTGGGCCTCTGATTGACCTGTGTCGTGGGCCCCATGTAAGACACACAGGAAAGATTAAAGCCTTGAAGATCTACAAGGTATGTGATGCACACACAGACTACAATATCCAATCACTTCTTAAGGTGAAAAACAATGTCATAgtatctcctctccactcctttcCTGTAATATCGACAGAACTCTTCTACGTACTGGGAGGGCCGTTCGGACATGGAGACCCTGCAGCGTATCTACGGCATCTCCTTCCCAGACTCCAAGATGCTGAAGGAGTGGGAACGCTTTCAGGAGGAGGCTAGGAACAGAGACCATCGGAAGATTGGAAAGGTCAGTCTTCACTGTGGGGGGGTCACTTTGGGGGTTGACTGAGGAAGACGACTAGTTGGTTTAGGTGTTTGGTTTTCTAAACACAGCCATTGAAATAGACCCTCAATTAATATAATGATATAATATGttcatatatactgaacaaaaatattaatgcaacaatttcaaagttaTTGTTGAattacatttcatataaggaaatcggtcaattgaaataatTGAATTatgtcctaatctatggatttcacatgactgggcaggggcgcagccatgggtgtgACTGGGAGGGCAGAGGTCCACGAACTGGCCCAgccatcaaaatatttttttccccacaaaagggcttcattacagacAAATACTTTttggggatattttatttcaactcatgaaatataggaccagcactttacatgttgcgtttttatatttttgttctgtttaTTTTAGCggtcacttttatccaaagtgagtTACAGAACTGTGACAAATCACTGTAATTTACTCTGTATTTTACAAACAGACCTAAAGGCGTCAGCAAGCTTCAGTTCGCCTGGTGGCTAGACCTTCGCTTGGAAAATTAGAAAAAGTGGAAATAGTACTGTTTGGCCATTTTGAGActccgtagccagtatacacctcaaaatagtcagaattaatctaagaaaATTAATTAACAGATTTCTTTAGttttgacgtttttgccgaggagatcttagtcgcgcaattttacatctaactaagatgctttggtgcagtatttctcaattaaAAAATGTACATGAAAACGAGTCATCTCtagttgaatgacaacaaagactttattgaagaatccctaaaGTTGACCACTCATGGACGAAGGGGCGTATACTTTGGCTTTCGAAGTTCGGCTGCCCTCGAAAAAATGTTGTGTGCCCAAACAGCCGAAAAAACCCTTACCgaagtccaaaacgaacaaaaacataATGtcttcataatatatgcacaaactcttcggAACTGTTTAGACTGGGAAGTATGTGGACGCTTTAAGCTCTGTGTGCTTACTGTTGTTGCTTGGTTGTTCCTGTGGGGGGTGCTGTGTGTCTAACTGCATGATGTATCAGTGAGTCATACTATGTGAGCTCCAGCTGGTCCTCAGGCAGGCTGGATCTATCCTCCCTGCGGGAGACACAGATGGCAGCAACCCCACGGCCCAGCCACAACTGATTACAACACAACACTGATCTCTATATTAA
The sequence above is a segment of the Salvelinus alpinus chromosome 33, SLU_Salpinus.1, whole genome shotgun sequence genome. Coding sequences within it:
- the LOC139563252 gene encoding threonine--tRNA ligase 1, cytoplasmic-like isoform X1; amino-acid sequence: MKENSNLKMAECMAARLTAQENQIELLTREFSLLRDGLNGGPEVASILASSPELESLRSENEKLKFRLVHLRQGLQEELALEGQGKGGTNKGQEKKTGKEQQQPNNRNYDNNKAETHETKPVVDKNNKKEKPEKAQGGGGGRELKPWPGYISERMQLYEELKKESDALLARRAADSQPITVELPDGRRVEGQAWVTTPYQLACGISQGLADNAVISQVNGDLWDLDRPLEKSCSLEILRFDNDDAQAVYWHSSAHILGEAMERFYGGCLCYGPPIENGFYYDMFLDGPQGVSSTEFEYLEALCKSVVKEKQPFERLEVSKETLLKMFKYNKFKCRILNEKVTTPTTTVYRCGPLIDLCRGPHVRHTGKIKALKIYKNSSTYWEGRSDMETLQRIYGISFPDSKMLKEWERFQEEARNRDHRKIGKEQELFFFHDLSPGSCFFLPRGAYLYNTLTDFIREEYCRRGFQEVASPNIYNSKLWETSGHWQHYSDNMYSFPVEQDNFALKPMNCPGHCLMFSHRPRSWRELPLRLADFGVLHRNELSGTLTGLTRVRRFQQDDAHIFCTMEQIESEMKGCLDFLRCVYDVFGFSFQLHLSTRPEKYLGDIAVWNQAEKQLENSLNEFGEPWKLNPGDGAFYGPKIDIKIKDAIGRYHQCATIQLDFQLPIRFNLTFVGKDGDDKARPVIIHRAILGSVERMIAILTENYAGKWPLWLSPRQVMFVPVNPTCEEYARRMCKQFVEAGFMADADVDSSCLLNKKIRNAQLAQYNFILVVGEKEKLTNSVNVRTRDNKVHGELSVSEVLARLTLLKESRCRNAEEEF
- the LOC139563253 gene encoding serine/threonine-protein kinase ULK3-like isoform X4; amino-acid sequence: MASSFTPPKLADFILTERLGSGTYATVYKAYRKGDNREVVAVKVVGKKSLNKVSMENLLTEIEILKTVRHPHIVQLKDFQWDSENIYLILEWCSGGDLSRFIHSRRLLPERVARLFLQQIACALQFLHNHNISHLDLKPQNILLSGSVLKLADFGFASYMSPWDEQSALRGSPLYMAPEMVCRRQYDSRVDLWSVGVILYETLFGRAPFASRSYAELEEKIRSDKPIEKDLVLKAVQKDQEGDRSAALSLYCSALEHFVPAIHYETDRLRKDALRKKVSQYVSRAEGLKALVSADNSLCFEQFKSTRDILREMSRDQPRVLAALELASTAIAMEENGIEDHDTLALYQQSLGELLLALAAEAQGRRRELLHGEIKSLMTRAEYLKEQIKMLENQKDVSMDREPLSESVRSSCCVQ
- the LOC139563253 gene encoding serine/threonine-protein kinase ULK3-like isoform X2, which encodes MASSFTPPKLADFILTERLGSGTYATVYKAYRKGDNREVVAVKVVGKKSLNKVSMENLLTEIEILKTVRHPHIVQLKDFQWDSENIYLILEWCSGGDLSRFIHSRRLLPERVARLFLQQIDFGFASYMSPWDEQSALRGSPLYMAPEMVCRRQYDSRVDLWSVGVILYETLFGRAPFASRSYAELEEKIRSDKPIELPAGARVSRNCRDLLLRLLDRDPDTRLTFTQLFSHPWVDLKHMPNEESLGKAKDLVLKAVQKDQEGDRSAALSLYCSALEHFVPAIHYETDRLRKDALRKKVSQYVSRAEGLKALVSADNSLCFEQFKSTRDILREMSRDQPRVLAALELASTAIAMEENGIEDHDTLALYQQSLGELLLALAAEAQGRRRELLHGEIKSLMTRAEYLKEQIKMLENQKDVSMDREPLSESVRSSCCVQ
- the LOC139563252 gene encoding threonine--tRNA ligase 1, cytoplasmic-like isoform X3; this encodes MKENSNLKMAECMAARLTAQENQIELLTREFSLLRDGLNGGPEVASILASSPELESLRSENEKLKFRLVHLRQGLQEELALEGQGKGGTNKGQEKKTGKEQQQPNNRNYDNNKAETHETKPVVDKNNKKEKPEKAQGGGGGRELKPWPGYISERMQLYEELKKESDALLARRAADSQPITVELPDGRRVEGQAWVTTPYQLACGISQGLADNAVISQVNGDLWDLDRPLEKSCSLEILRFDNDDAQAVYWHSSAHILGEAMERFYGGCLCYGPPIENGFYYDMFLDGPQGVSSTEFEYLEALCKSVVKEKQPFERLEVSKETLLKMFKYNKFKCRILNEKVTTPTTTVYRCGPLIDLCRGPHVRHTGKIKALKIYKNSSTYWEGRSDMETLQRIYGISFPDSKMLKEWERFQEEARNRDHRKIGKEQELFFFHDLSPGSCFFLPRGAYLYNTLTDFIREEYCRRGFQEVASPNIYNSKLWETSGHWQHYSDNMYSFPVEQDNFALKPMNCPGHCLMFSHRPRSWRELPLRLADFGVLHRNELSGTLTGLTRVRRFQQDDAHIFCTMEQIESEMKGCLDFLRCVYDVFGFSFQLHLSTRPEKYLGDIAVWNQAEKQLENSLNEFGEPWKLNPGDGAFYGPKIDIKIKDAIGRYHQCATIQLDFQLPIRFNLTFVGKDGDDKARPVIIHRAILGSVERMIAILTENYAGKWPLWLSPRQVMFVPVNPTCEEYARRMCKQFVEAGFMADADVDSSCLLNKKIRNAQLAQYNFILVWGL
- the LOC139563253 gene encoding serine/threonine-protein kinase ULK3-like isoform X1 — protein: MASSFTPPKLADFILTERLGSGTYATVYKAYRKGDNREVVAVKVVGKKSLNKVSMENLLTEIEILKTVRHPHIVQLKDFQWDSENIYLILEWCSGGDLSRFIHSRRLLPERVARLFLQQIACALQFLHNHNISHLDLKPQNILLSGSVLKLADFGFASYMSPWDEQSALRGSPLYMAPEMVCRRQYDSRVDLWSVGVILYETLFGRAPFASRSYAELEEKIRSDKPIELPAGARVSRNCRDLLLRLLDRDPDTRLTFTQLFSHPWVDLKHMPNEESLGKAKDLVLKAVQKDQEGDRSAALSLYCSALEHFVPAIHYETDRLRKDALRKKVSQYVSRAEGLKALVSADNSLCFEQFKSTRDILREMSRDQPRVLAALELASTAIAMEENGIEDHDTLALYQQSLGELLLALAAEAQGRRRELLHGEIKSLMTRAEYLKEQIKMLENQKDVSMDREPLSESVRSSCCVQ
- the LOC139563253 gene encoding serine/threonine-protein kinase ULK3-like isoform X3, encoding MASSFTPPKLADFILTERLGSGTYATVYKAYRKGDNREVVAVKVVGKKSLNKVSMENLLTEIEILKTVRHPHIVQLKDFQWDSENIYLILEWCSGGDLSRFIHSRRLLPERVARLFLQQIACALQFLHNHNISHLDLKPQNILLSGSVLKLADFGFASYMSPWDEQSALRGSPLYMAPEMVCRRQYDSRVDLWSVGVILYETLFGRAPFASRSYAELEEKIRSDKPIELPAGARVSRNCRDLLLRLLDRDPDTRLTFTQLFSHPWVDLKHMPNEESLGKAKDLVLKAVQKDQEGDRSAALSLYCSALEHFVPAIHYETDRLRKDALRKKVSQYVSRAEGLKALVSADNSLCFEQFKSTRDILREMSRDQPRVLAALELASTAIAMEENGIEDHDTLALYQQSLGELLLALAECLAAEELVPSPPQAG
- the LOC139563252 gene encoding threonine--tRNA ligase 1, cytoplasmic-like isoform X2, with the protein product MKENSNLKMAECMAARLTAQENQIELLTREFSLLRDGLNGGPEVASILASSPELESLRSENEKLKFRLVHLRQGLQEELALEGQGKGGTNKGQEKKTGKEQQQPNNRNYDNNKLKPWPGYISERMQLYEELKKESDALLARRAADSQPITVELPDGRRVEGQAWVTTPYQLACGISQGLADNAVISQVNGDLWDLDRPLEKSCSLEILRFDNDDAQAVYWHSSAHILGEAMERFYGGCLCYGPPIENGFYYDMFLDGPQGVSSTEFEYLEALCKSVVKEKQPFERLEVSKETLLKMFKYNKFKCRILNEKVTTPTTTVYRCGPLIDLCRGPHVRHTGKIKALKIYKNSSTYWEGRSDMETLQRIYGISFPDSKMLKEWERFQEEARNRDHRKIGKEQELFFFHDLSPGSCFFLPRGAYLYNTLTDFIREEYCRRGFQEVASPNIYNSKLWETSGHWQHYSDNMYSFPVEQDNFALKPMNCPGHCLMFSHRPRSWRELPLRLADFGVLHRNELSGTLTGLTRVRRFQQDDAHIFCTMEQIESEMKGCLDFLRCVYDVFGFSFQLHLSTRPEKYLGDIAVWNQAEKQLENSLNEFGEPWKLNPGDGAFYGPKIDIKIKDAIGRYHQCATIQLDFQLPIRFNLTFVGKDGDDKARPVIIHRAILGSVERMIAILTENYAGKWPLWLSPRQVMFVPVNPTCEEYARRMCKQFVEAGFMADADVDSSCLLNKKIRNAQLAQYNFILVVGEKEKLTNSVNVRTRDNKVHGELSVSEVLARLTLLKESRCRNAEEEF